The Pseudomonas sp. SCA2728.1_7 DNA segment AAACAGCACCACTTGCCACGGACTGCTGGTCAACTTCGCCGCCGGTGCGGCGATCATCAGCGGCAGTTGCGCGTCGAACCACGCGCCTTCTGCAGTCAGCACAAACAGCCGGGTGTCCTCGCCGACGCTATAGGCCACCTGTTCGCTGCGGCTCATGGCCTGATGGGACAAACCGCTCATGCGCTGACGACTGAGCAGCGCGATGTGCGGCGCCGAAGCGATGATCGCGCCGCGCAACCAGTCGATCGCGGCTTGTTCGCTGGCACCGTTGGGCATGCGCAGACCGATGACCAGGCGCTGACTCGGCTGCTCGTCCGGCAGTTGAATCGAAAAGCTCTGCTCACCACGTTCGAACGGCAGGCTGCGGTAGCCGGCGCGAATCAGTTCGAGGGTGGTTTCCAGCCATTGCAGCACCGCGTCATAACCGCGCTGCAATTCGACAAAATCCAGCGGGGCAAACGCCGGCACGCCGGCCAGCGGATCCAGCGCCGACCACGCGCCCGCCAGTCCGAGCAGGTGCACATACAGCGCTTGCGGATGGGCGATGCGGCTGTTCAGCGCGCCTTCGACTTCCGGCAGGCGAACCCACAGCGCGGTCAACTGCCGACGGATTTCCAGCGCGTCGTCCTGATTGCCGGCCTGCTGCGCCTGTCGCAAACGGCCGCCGAGAAACAGGCACTTTTCCCGTGCCCGCGCACAGAGGCCGGCGACGCGTCGACCGAGCGCCGATTCCGGCAACAGAGTCGGCGTCGGTGGGGTATAAGACAGCGGCAGGAAACCACCGCCCTCCTTGCGGATTTTCAGCAGCGGCAGACAGATCGAATCGGCCTTGTTCTGTTGCGTGCACAGGCGTGGATTGGGGCGCCACACGGTGATCGATTCAGGGAATTCGCCGCTGGTGAGATCGGGAAGCGCATCGCCCACCACCGACTGCAAGCGGCCCTTGAGCGGCAGCAACTGCCCGGCCCGCCACATCGGGCTGATCGCCAGGTACACAGTGACAGTGGCATCGTCGGTGGCATCGATCGGCGCACTCACATCCAGTTCCAGTGCCGGCCCGATCCCGGCCTGCAAATCCACCGGCAAGCCGTCGGGCATCGTCCCTTGCAGCGACAAGACGCGCACCACGCCAGCGCTCAGCGCCGAAGGATCGAACTCCATATGGCTGACACCCCAGAACCACGGATTGCACGCCTGCGCCAGATGCGCGCCGAGCGCTTCGGCTCGCAGCCCTTGCAACTGAAAATGCTGCGGCAGCAATTGCATGCCTTCGTGCCAGCAAACCGCGTCAGGTAGCAGACTCATACGACTCCCTTCGACAAGGCCGCAATCCGGCGGCAGCGGTGGTGTGTCAGTGTTCGGTGTTGACCAGGCTCATCTCGCGGCTGTCGAATTTCAGCCACGCCTCACTCTGATCGTCGAGGCGCAAGCGGTGTGCTCCGGGTGTGGTATAGCTGGCGAAAACCAAAAGTCCAGCGGCCTTCTTGCCCCCTAACGGGAAGGGTTGACGGTCGATGAATTGCCCCGGCACCAGCTCCAGTCCCCACACGCTCATCAGCTGGCGATAGTCGCGCTGGTACTGCTCGCGTTCGGCGAACCACTGACTGGCACTGATGCCGGACAGTTGCTTGAGCAGATCAGGGTCGACGACCGCAATGAAGTCCACGGCAATCGGCGTGTCGTCGTTGGCTTTCGGCGCGACGTCGAGGGTCAGGCTGTCGAGGTCCACCTTCGGCCCGAAGAGCGAGCAACCGGCCAGGGACGCAAACAGCAGTGTTAGAAAAAGTCGTCTACGCAAAATGAATTTTCCTTTTCGCGAACCTGTCCAAAAATGTTTTTGCTTGCATTTTTATAGACCTGTTCTAGCGTCTTGGGTAGTTCGGTTCCTACAGCCGAATGAGGAAGGTTTGTCAAAGGAACGACAGGTCATCTGCCTCCCTTTCTAA contains these protein-coding regions:
- the tssK gene encoding type VI secretion system baseplate subunit TssK, encoding MSLLPDAVCWHEGMQLLPQHFQLQGLRAEALGAHLAQACNPWFWGVSHMEFDPSALSAGVVRVLSLQGTMPDGLPVDLQAGIGPALELDVSAPIDATDDATVTVYLAISPMWRAGQLLPLKGRLQSVVGDALPDLTSGEFPESITVWRPNPRLCTQQNKADSICLPLLKIRKEGGGFLPLSYTPPTPTLLPESALGRRVAGLCARAREKCLFLGGRLRQAQQAGNQDDALEIRRQLTALWVRLPEVEGALNSRIAHPQALYVHLLGLAGAWSALDPLAGVPAFAPLDFVELQRGYDAVLQWLETTLELIRAGYRSLPFERGEQSFSIQLPDEQPSQRLVIGLRMPNGASEQAAIDWLRGAIIASAPHIALLSRQRMSGLSHQAMSRSEQVAYSVGEDTRLFVLTAEGAWFDAQLPLMIAAPAAKLTSSPWQVVLFVAQNSESA
- a CDS encoding type VI secretion protein, which translates into the protein MRRRLFLTLLFASLAGCSLFGPKVDLDSLTLDVAPKANDDTPIAVDFIAVVDPDLLKQLSGISASQWFAEREQYQRDYRQLMSVWGLELVPGQFIDRQPFPLGGKKAAGLLVFASYTTPGAHRLRLDDQSEAWLKFDSREMSLVNTEH